The Pseudomonas putida nucleotide sequence TCGCGATGGCGGCCATCGCCCGAACGTGATCGAAGGCGAGTACGAGCGCCGCGACAAATAATCAGACCTGCAACCCCCGGGGCCGCACAAGCGGCCCCGGGCTTTTTCAACTGGCTGAAAAATTTTGCATATCAAACCTTGTAATTGAATATGGCGGCCTCATGTATGTGGTCACCGCAAGGTTTCTGGTGGCAACACCAGTCATGACACAGGTGGTCCGCCCTTTGCGGGCCACCCCCGGCAATGCCGGACCGCATCAACCCGCCGGTGTCGATACCGGCCGATGAAAACCACAATTTGGGAGAGATCGACAATGAAGCTTCGTCCTCTGCATGACCGCGTAGTCATCCGTCGCAGCGAAGAAGAATCGAAAACCGCTGGCGGTATCGTCCTGCCGGGTTCGGCCGCTGAAAAACCAAACCGCGGCGAAGTCGTTGCTGTTGGCACCGGTCGCGTCCTGGAAAACGGCGAAGTACGTGCGCTGGCCGTTAAAGTCGGTGACAAAGTGGTTTTCGGCCCTTACTCGGGCAGCAACACCGTGAAAGTCGATGGCGAAGACCTGCTGGTCATGGCCGAGAACGAAATCCTCGCCGTTATCGAAGGCTGATTTCACCCCCGACTTCCCGTTACTCCAAAGATTTCCAAGGATTAAACGATCATGGCTGCTAAAGACGTAAAATTCGGCGATTCCGCTCGTAAGAAAATGCTGGTTGGTGTCAACGTTCTGGCTGACGCGGTAAAAGCGACCCTCGGCCCGAAAGGCCGTAACGTAGTGCTGGCCAAGAGCTTCGGCGCTCCGACCATCACCAAGGACGGCGTTTCCGTCGCCAAAGAAATCGAGCTGAAAGACGCCTTCGAAAACATGGGCGCCCAGCTGGTCAAGGAAGTCGCTTCCAAGGCCAACGACGCTGCCGGTGACGGCACCACCACCGCTACCGTTCTGGCTCAGGCCATCGTCAACGAAGGCCTGAAAGCCGTCGCTGCCGGCATGAACCCGATGGACCTCAAGCGCGGCATCGACAAGGCCACCGCCGCCGTTGTCGCCGAGCTGAAGAACCTGTCCAAGCCATGCGCCGACTCCAAGGCCATCGCCCAGGTAGGCACCATCTCCGCCAACTCCGACAACTCCATCGGTGAAATCATCGCCGAAGCCATGGAAAAAGTCGGTAAAGAAGGCGTGATCACCGTTGAAGAAGGCTCGGGCCTGGAAAACGAACTGTCCGTCGTAGAAGGCATGCAGTTCGACCGTGGCTACCTGTCGCCATACTTCGTCAACAAGCCGGACACCATGGTTGCCGAGCTGGAAAGCCCGCTGCTGCTGCTGGTCGACAAGAAGATCTCCAACATCCGTGAGCTGCTGCCAGTTCTGGAAGCCGTTGCCAAGGCCGGCCGTCCGCTGCTGATCGTTGCCGAAGACGTCGAAGGCGAAGCCCTGGCTACCCTGGTGGTCAACAACATGCGCGGCATCGTCAAGGTTGCTGCAGTCAAGGCACCGGGCTTCGGCGACCGCCGCAAGGCCATGCTGCAGGACATCGCTGTCCTGACCGGCGGCCAGGTCATCTCCGAAGAAATCGGCCTGACCCTGGAAACCACCACCCTGGAGCACCTGGGTAACGCCAAGCGCGTCATCCTGTCCAAGGAAAACACCACCATCATCGACGGTGCTGGCGTTGACGCCGACATCGAAGCACGCGTCAAGCAGATCCGTGCCCAGATCGAGGAAACCTCTTCGGACTACGACCGTGAGAAGCTGCAAGAGCGTCTGGCCAAGCTGGCTGGCGGTGTTGCCGTGATCAAGGTCGGTGCTGGCACCGAAGTTGAAATGAAAGAGAAGAAAGCCCGCGTTGAAGACGCCCTGCACGCTACCCGTGCTGCCGTCGAAGAAGGCGTGGTGCCTGGCGGTGGTGTTGCCCTGGTTCGTGCCCTGGCTGCCATCGTTGACCTCAAAGGCGACAACGAAGACCAGAACGTCGGTATCGCCCTGCTGCGTCGCGCTGTAGAAGCGCCGCTGCGCCAGATCACTGCCAACGCCGGCGACGAGCCAAGCGTTGTCGCTGACAAGGTCAAGCAAGGTTCGGGCAACTACGGCTACAACGCTGCTACCGGCGAATACGGCGACATGATCGAGATGGGTATCCTCGACCCAGCCAAGGTCACTCGTTCGGCTCTGCAAGCCGCAGCTTCGATCGGCGGTCTGATGATCACCACCGAAGCCATGGTTGCCGACCTGCCGGAAGACAAGCCAGCTGCTGGCATGCCTGACATGGGCGGCATGGGTGGCATGGGCGGCATGATGTAAGCCGGCCTTACCCCCTGCAGCAAGAAAAAGCCCCGGTTCGTGAGAACCGGGGCTTTTTCGTTCTTCTGTGCCGGCCCTCTAGCAGGCAGTACGATGCTCGCCGGCTGCCGCCTCGGCCATGCCCTGGCGATACAGCACCAGGTAATACGAGCCCAAGCCGATCAACCAGCAGAACACGGCGGTCCACACGTTATGCGACAGGAAGTGCGCCCCCTGCAGCATCCGCCCCAACCCCAGCGTCGAGCCAGCCACCAGGGCCACCCCAAACGCCACCCGCGCCAGTTTCGGCCGGCGGTCACGCAACATGAAGAACAGGCCGAACAGGCAGAAACCGGTGGCTGCATGCCCACCCGGCCAGCACAGGCCAGGCTTGTCGGTCGCCGGACGGTGTTCCAGCAGCTTGCTGTAAGTTTCCTTGCCGCCGAACTGGGTCAGGCTCCACGGGCATTGCACCTGGGTCACCTTCTTCAGCGGCGTGACGAAGGCCGTCGACAGCCCCAGCGCCAGGACCAGGCAACCCAGCTCGCGGCGCCAGCTGAACAGACGTTTCCAGAAGAAGCTCGAGGCGAACGCGCCCAGCGAAATCAGCCCAAGCAGGATCACGCCTTGCTTGACCCGGTCATGCATGACGGTTTCCAGCAGATAACTGTGACGGCCGATGAACTGCCCGGCGGCGGGGTCGAAGAACAGGTTGGCGACGTCCATGTCAAGCGAGGTCAGTTCCAGCAGGAGCAGGGCCGCGGCAACCGCCAAGGGTATGCCCAGGTATAGCCAGAGATTGATCGGACGCGGACGAGTGCGTTGTTGCATGACGACTCCAGGGGGTAAAAAGA carries:
- the groL gene encoding chaperonin GroEL (60 kDa chaperone family; promotes refolding of misfolded polypeptides especially under stressful conditions; forms two stacked rings of heptamers to form a barrel-shaped 14mer; ends can be capped by GroES; misfolded proteins enter the barrel where they are refolded when GroES binds) gives rise to the protein MAAKDVKFGDSARKKMLVGVNVLADAVKATLGPKGRNVVLAKSFGAPTITKDGVSVAKEIELKDAFENMGAQLVKEVASKANDAAGDGTTTATVLAQAIVNEGLKAVAAGMNPMDLKRGIDKATAAVVAELKNLSKPCADSKAIAQVGTISANSDNSIGEIIAEAMEKVGKEGVITVEEGSGLENELSVVEGMQFDRGYLSPYFVNKPDTMVAELESPLLLLVDKKISNIRELLPVLEAVAKAGRPLLIVAEDVEGEALATLVVNNMRGIVKVAAVKAPGFGDRRKAMLQDIAVLTGGQVISEEIGLTLETTTLEHLGNAKRVILSKENTTIIDGAGVDADIEARVKQIRAQIEETSSDYDREKLQERLAKLAGGVAVIKVGAGTEVEMKEKKARVEDALHATRAAVEEGVVPGGGVALVRALAAIVDLKGDNEDQNVGIALLRRAVEAPLRQITANAGDEPSVVADKVKQGSGNYGYNAATGEYGDMIEMGILDPAKVTRSALQAAASIGGLMITTEAMVADLPEDKPAAGMPDMGGMGGMGGMM
- a CDS encoding phosphatase PAP2 family protein — encoded protein: MQQRTRPRPINLWLYLGIPLAVAAALLLLELTSLDMDVANLFFDPAAGQFIGRHSYLLETVMHDRVKQGVILLGLISLGAFASSFFWKRLFSWRRELGCLVLALGLSTAFVTPLKKVTQVQCPWSLTQFGGKETYSKLLEHRPATDKPGLCWPGGHAATGFCLFGLFFMLRDRRPKLARVAFGVALVAGSTLGLGRMLQGAHFLSHNVWTAVFCWLIGLGSYYLVLYRQGMAEAAAGEHRTAC
- a CDS encoding co-chaperone GroES, encoding MKLRPLHDRVVIRRSEEESKTAGGIVLPGSAAEKPNRGEVVAVGTGRVLENGEVRALAVKVGDKVVFGPYSGSNTVKVDGEDLLVMAENEILAVIEG